Proteins from a single region of Chlorocebus sabaeus isolate Y175 chromosome 7, mChlSab1.0.hap1, whole genome shotgun sequence:
- the SLC10A6 gene encoding sodium-dependent organic anion transporter has product MRANCSSSSACPANSSEEELPVGLEVHGNLELVFTVVSTVMMGLLMFSLGCSVEIRKLWSHIRRPWGIAVGLLCQFGLMPFTAYLLAISFSLKPVQAIAVLIMGCCPGGTISNIFTFWVDGDMDLSISMTTCSTVAALGMMPLCIYLYAWSWSLQQNLTIPYQNIGITLVCLTIPVAFGVYVNYRWPKQSKIILKIGAIVGGVLLLVVAVAGVVLAKGSWNSDITLLIISFIFPLIGHVTGFLLALFTHQSWQRCRTISLETGAQNIQMCITMLQLSFTAEHLVQMLSFPLAYGLFQLIDGFLIVAAYQTYKRRLKNKHRKKNSGCTEVCHTRKLTSSKETNAFLEVNEEGAVTPGPPGPMDCHRALEPVDHITSCE; this is encoded by the exons ATGAGAGCCAATTGTTCCAGCAGCTCAGCCTGCCCTGCCAACAGTTCAGAGGAGGAGCTGCCAGTGGGACTGGAGGTGCATGGAAACTTGGAGCTCGTTTTCACAGTGGTGTCCACTGTGATGATGGGGCTGCTTATGTTCTCTCTGGGATGCTCCGTGGAGATCCGGAAGCTGTGGTCGCACATCAGGAGACCCTGGGGCATTGCTGTGGGACTGCTCTGCCAGTTTGGGCTCATGCCTTTCACAGCTTATCTCCTGGCCATCAGCTTTTCTCTGAAGCCAGTCCAAGCTATTGCTGTTCTCATCATGGGCTGCTGCCCGGGGGGCACCATCTCTAACATTTTCACCTTCTGGGTTGATGGAGATATGGATCTCAG CATCAGTATGACAACCTGCTCCACCGTGGCCGCCCTGGGAATGATGCCACTCTGCATTTATCTCTACGCCTGGTCCTGGAGTCTTCAGCAGAATCTCACCATTCCTTATCAGAACATAG gaATTACCCTTGTGTGCCTGACTATCCCCGTGGCCTTCGGTGTCTATGTGAATTACAGATGGCCAAAACAATCCAAAATCATTCTCAAG ATTGGGGCCATTGTTGGTGGGGTCCTCCTTCTGGTGGTCGCAGTTGCTGGTGTGGTCCTGGCGAAAGGATCTTGGAATTCAGACATCACCCTTCTGATCATCAGTTTCATCTTCCCTTTGATTGGCCATGTCACGGGTTTTCTGCTGGCACTTTTTACCCACCAGtcttggcaaag GTGCAGGACGATTTCCTTAGAAACTGGAGCTCAGAATATTcagatgtgcatcaccatgctCCAGTTATCTTTCACTGCTGAGCACTTGGTCCAGATGTTGAGTTTCCCACTGGCCTATGGACTCTTCCAGCTGATAGATGGCTTTCTTATTGTTGCAG CATATCAGACATACAAGAGGAGATTGAagaacaaacacagaaaaaagaacTCAGGTTGTACAGAAGTCTGCCACACGAGGAAATTGACTTCTTCCAAAGAGACCAATGCCTTCTTGGAGGTGAATGAAGAAGGTGCCGTCACTCCTGGGCCACCAGGGCCAATGGATTGCCACAGGGCTCTCGAGCCAGTTGACCACATCACTTCATGTGAATAG